The DNA window TTCTCCTGGGCAACGGGGTCAAAGATCTGGCCGAGGATCTATCGAGGAGGACCTCGAAGGTGCTCGTGGTCGAGGATGAGAACCTCGGGCATTTTAATTCCATCCCTTATCAGAAGACGCTCTCTCATCTCCTCTCGAGATATGAACCCGCCCTTCTCTTAATGGCCCATTCCGCTTTCGGGATGGACCTGGCCCCAAGCCTCTCCGTGGAGATGGATTATCCCCTGGCGACCGATTGTATCGGCCTCTCCATCGAGGAGGGAGGGCTGAAGGCCACCCGATCCATTTATGGGGGGAAAGTCCATGCGAGGGTCGCTCTGAGACCCTCGAAGGGTTACCTCGCCACGATCCGACCGGGGGTCTTCCCCCCAAAATTGCCGGCCGAATCGCGAGGGGGGATCGTGGTGGAATCTTCACCCCTTCAAGGAACCTCGGATGCGAAGAGGTTTATCGATTACGTCGAAGCCCCTGTGACCGGTGAAGACATCGCCCAGGCCGAGATCCTCGTCTCGATCGGTCAGGGCATCGGTGGCCCGGAGCATATCCCGATGTTCGAAGAGCTGGCGAAACATTTGGGAGGCACGATCGCCTGCTCCAGGCCCGTGGTCGATCGGAACTGGCTTCCCAAGGAACGACAGGTGGGAATTTCGGGCAAGACGGTAAAGCCGAAGATCTATCTGGCCGTAGGGATCAGCGGGGCCTTCCAGCACGTGACGGCCATGCAGGGGTCGGAGACCATCATCGCCATCAACAAAGACCCCCGGGCCCCCATCTTCAGCGTGGCCCACTACGGGATCGTAGAGGATTTTCAGAAGGTGATTCCGGTTTTAAAAGAGAAGATCAAGGGTTGGAGATAAGAGGCCTTTAGAATTCAAACGTCATCCCGTGGACTCCTCCTTCCGGACGAGCAGGACCCGTCCCCGGGTTCCTTCGACCCTGACGGTCTCTCCCTCTTCGACAGGAGGAGACCCCTCGACGATTTCCGCTTTCCATAGTTCACCGCGTATAAAGATATAACCTGACGGGTTCAATCGTTCCTTCGCCACGCCTTTTTGTCCGATCATCTTCTGCGAGCTCCTTTCCAGACTTCGGTCATAGGCTCTCCAGACAAAGGGAAAGAGGAAGGCATCTTTGGCCACCCAGGCGAGCAGGACCCCCCAGAAAAACCAGGGGGGAAGATCGACATGTTTCTGAACCCCCCATAGGATGAGGACCAGAAGCAACAGGCTCGGGATCTGAAAAAGGGCATATCTGAGAACGGTGCGAGACGACCAAGGGGCTCTCTTCATCCGTTTGGAGGACCCTTCTGACGTTGAAAAGGGAGGCTCCCCCTTGACCTCCTAAACCGCGGGAATTCAGGCCATACCCTATTCATTTTAAAATATTCTCTCGGGCCGTTTCCTCTCACGTCTCCCCCTCTTGGCCCTGAAAGAATTTCTCTGGCAGGGATCCTTTTTCACTTCTAATGAGCTCCTCCCGAGCCTCCCCTTTACGACAACTTCTTTCTGCACCCATGAACTGCCTTCCAAGGGCCTTCCCCATCTCTTCCCAAAACAGGCCGAATTTTCTTTGGGCTGCCCCTCCAAAGGAAGATAGGGCATGGCGAGCCATGAAATAGCATCTCATG is part of the Thermodesulfobacteriota bacterium genome and encodes:
- a CDS encoding electron transfer flavoprotein subunit alpha/FixB family protein, with protein sequence MTEIFVLVEHRQGKVREITYEMIGLGERLIQEKGGSVTAVLLGNGVKDLAEDLSRRTSKVLVVEDENLGHFNSIPYQKTLSHLLSRYEPALLLMAHSAFGMDLAPSLSVEMDYPLATDCIGLSIEEGGLKATRSIYGGKVHARVALRPSKGYLATIRPGVFPPKLPAESRGGIVVESSPLQGTSDAKRFIDYVEAPVTGEDIAQAEILVSIGQGIGGPEHIPMFEELAKHLGGTIACSRPVVDRNWLPKERQVGISGKTVKPKIYLAVGISGAFQHVTAMQGSETIIAINKDPRAPIFSVAHYGIVEDFQKVIPVLKEKIKGWR